The following proteins are co-located in the Takifugu flavidus isolate HTHZ2018 chromosome 16, ASM371156v2, whole genome shotgun sequence genome:
- the pttg1ipa gene encoding PTTG1 interacting protein a — protein sequence MCVRTQRSSPPRPSCCVKHFLPSHAGSGRKVGHIVFNLRQGGGVMDSRVFVPSVLLLFGLVTVSAQSNSPNQVCESKNGTSCEECLKNVTCLWCITTKSCLTYPVRTILPPHALCPLNDARWGLCWMNFQTLIICLAVIGGIIIIAFFVCLFCCCKCENFGSNRFEAKMQRQANKLKTKQEERKAEMKQRHDEIRQKYGLSGPNPYSKFA from the exons ATGTGCGTCAGAACGCAACGCTCGAGTCCACCTCGACCCAGCTGCTGTGTAAAACATTTCCTACCTTCGCACGCTGGTTCCGGAAGAAAAGTCGGTCATATCGTATTTAATCTTCGTCAGGGCGGCGGCGTGATGGATTCTCGGGTTTTTGTCCCCAGTGTCCTGCTTCTCTTCGGTTTGGTGACAGTTTCTGCTCAGTCTAACTCACCTAATCAAG TTTGTGAGTCAAAGAACGGGACAAGCTGCGAGGAATGCCTGAAAAATGTCACG TGCCTGTGGTGCATCACCACCAAGTCCTGCCTGACCTATCCAGTCAGGACCATCCTGCCTCCGCATGCCCTCTGCCCTTTGAATGATGCACGCTGGGGGCTGTGCTGGa TGAACTTCCAGACGCTGATTATCTGCTTGGCCGTGATTGGTGGGATTATTATCATTGCCTTCTTTGTctgcctgttctgctgctgcaagtGCGAGAACTTTGG ATCCAATAGGTTCGAGGCCAAGATGCAGAGGCAAGCCAACAAGTTGAAAACCAAGCAGGAGGAAAG gaaagcagagatgaaacagagacaTGACGAAATCAGGCAGAAATATG gtCTAAGTGGGCCCAACCCATACTCCAAATTTGCCTAG